In Cryptococcus neoformans var. neoformans B-3501A chromosome 11, whole genome shotgun sequence, the genomic window GAAGACAATGCTGGCAGTTATGAACCAAGTGTCGGACAAAGTGATGAATAGCAAGTTGTGTCCGTGGCCGTTATCCTTCTAAACTCGTACCAAACAGTAGGTTCGTTTTTCGCGTGATAACCCCGGGCGCCAGCTCATTTGATCGAAGTTCCGTTGACATTCTGTTGGATGTCATAAACTACATTGTTTTCCCCCTTCGCCTGATTTCCCTTCGTTCATCGCGGCGTTCAGATCCCCGATCCAAACAACTTCACCTACTTATGGCATCTGGCATGCAACGTCGGGGTAATATTTCACTTCAGACATAATGTATCTAGCTATTCTAGCACTTCCTATGCTTGGGTCAGCTGTTGCTGGTCAACAAGGCTGAATATAGTACTGTTTGCTGTGCAAAGAATCCCATTAGTGGTGGCAACACTTATTATTATTCCACTTCTAGGAGGATTGCACTACTACCTATCAATGATACAACAGCAGTTGGAGCTGATCGGTAGCTGGTCCTACAAGAGCCTTTATTTGCCGAAGAAGATACACCCAATAAAAACACTTACTTTGGCAACGTACTTGAAGTTCACACTTCGTCGCTATGATGACAGGGTTGGTTGTCGTACCGGGTATCATCTGCTCCAGTACTTTCAAAAATTGCACAACCCTAATACTATCCAATGCGGTGCGCGGTGAGCATTATCGGTTCTGCTAAAATATGGTCATGTAccattctctccatcaTATTTTGGAGCTGCTTGATGCTCGATGAGGCTTCCGGTGAATACGGTATCCGGCGAGATTTACGTTTGTGTATTATTAGTAACGATGATATCAAGCAGGAACGGTCTAAATGCAAGGTCCCACAGGGTAATAAATTGCTACGTTTGCACATTTACTGACCATGAGGCATATCGAGTATTCCCGTCCCTCGCATCACAGACACACAGGATGCACAATACGTGTGCTATACTCGACACCGTTAATGAGAAGATGATACAAATCGGTAGGACCGAGTTTTGAGTTTTACGGTTGCGTGTACGTAGCCTATTAGGCTCCTACTTCATGCCTCGTCGGAGCCgatgtccgtcgaggggcttgtgtcgagcctagTACGTAGCCCACCATTATTAGCAGCCGACAAGTAAAAACAACGAATAGTAGTACTATCTATATCTACTGTTACAGTAGCTCCTGTTCCTGACGCCTTACGAGGGATTCTCGCTCTCAAATTTCCAAACTACGAAGACCACACACCTTCATAGCTCAagctttcctctcctttctcatcaCCTGCCATTCTGCCTCTCCACTTTCCGTGTACTTCCTGTGAGGTAGTTGCCGCCATTCCTGTTCTGCAAGCTGCTGTATGTAAGTTATGAAGAATGTAAATGAAGAATGATTTATGTCATTCTTCAAGGAACAAGGGTGAACCTAGAAATCTGAGATCTGAGGCACGACTGGTGGTCAGCCACCCGTACTATAAAGCACCAGGTATGTGCTGCGGTGCTACTACTACGCACGCACTGGTACTGATTATTGCTTGGCATGAACCGCATACATCACTTTACAACAAACAATACTCTACAAAAGCTTTTGGATGACGCGATTCCTTAGTAGTATGTCTGTCGCCGTAGTATTGAACTGAATATTGATGGATGTAATAATTTTTTGCTCAGAAGTAACGTATAACGAAGAATAATAATGCAGCACGCAACACTGGAACAAAAAATACTCTCCAGTATTTTCCGCCTTATCAGCTTATCTGATATCCGACTGACCGTCAGTGATGCGGTGGAGAATAGTAGATGAATTCCAACATCGATCGATTTAGACCGCCCGCATCGTGCGAcacatttttttttttcaccGTTGTCGTTACTCCATGTGTGTCGTGTTTACCCTGTTGGCCACTTATTAGCGTCGTTAACACTTGATAAATGACTGGTGCCAAGGACGGACGGAGCTCTTAGCCGCAGCAGTATACGTATGGTAGCAGAAGGACGGAGGTCGGCGTTTACTCCTGCGGCCTATTTTCAAAGCGTAACCTGCGGCGTTCAACGACGAGTCCGGTTGTTGTGGAGCCTTTCGCTTGTCTTTACAACTTCACTCCGTGCGGTATGTACTTCGTTCTTTGTGGTCTGTGGTTGTCGCGCTTGTTCGAAATATTCATCCCGACCTTAATCCGATATCATCTGCTTAGATTCACCTGCGGTCAAATCGATCTTCCTGTATGTATCAGCAACAGTCTTACAGCGCAGTCGGCAGAAACGTCTTTATTACTGACTGCGAGGGGCTGTTTCAGAAGGTGGATAGCACTTAATGCGTTCATCGTCACCTCGTCATTTGACCCATAATCCTTAATCCTTAGATCCTCCCCTTTCTGCGTTCCTCTTTGGCCGAGAATTGGTCTTCTGCCATCCGATGGCATTATATAAGGACCTGCTGGAGACGACGATTTGTGGCATGGCCCTTTCCGGAAAACAACTGTCCTTCGCCATGTTCTCCAAGTCGCTAGCCATCTTTACTGCTCTGACAGCTACTGTCAAGGGTGCCACTATTGCTCCTCGCAACGctacctcttcttctgatctGCCTCAGGTTGTCCTCAACTATTCAACTGTCCAGGCTTACGAGTCTGGTACGACTTCTGCAGGAACATACTATGCTTTTAAAAATATTCGATATGCCGCTCCCCCGGTGGATGATCTCCGCTGGGCTGCTCCCCAAGATCCTGTACAAGAGGACTCAGTCAATGATGGGACCTGGTCAAACACTACTGGAACTCAAGGGTGCAACGTGGCTGAAGATTGTCTTTTTCTCGATGTGTACGTTCCTGAGAGCGCACTCAATGGTAGTGAGAAGCTGCCTGTGCTCTTCTGGAACTatggaggtggatgggTTGGTGGTAGCAAAAATGAAAACACCCCCGAGGTGTGTTATTTCCGTTATCTTAATGATGACATAATTCTCTAACCTGCAAATGGCTTAGGGTCTGTTTGAAGTCGCCAATAACAGCTTTATTTTCGTCGCTTACAATTACCGAGTGGGCAGCGCTTTTACAATTTTTTTTATATGAAGTTGGCTAACATAAGGAATAGCTTGATATCTTTGGAGTTTTGAACGGCCCTACTCTGCAACGATCTGGCGGAATCTCCAATGTTGCTATCTACGATGCTCGGAAGGCTCTTGAATGGGTGAACACTTATATTAGCCAGTTTGGTGGCGATCCGGACGAGGTCACCAATTGGGGGTTCTCTGCCGGTGGCTCTCAGGTCATGTGTGCCATCACCGTGTGTCTAATTTGACTTCACCTTCTTTACATCACATACTGACTTATTCTGTAGGCTTTTGGTGGCAACAAATGGACTCCTTACTTTAAACGAGCTGTGGTGAACTCTCCTGGTTGGGTGCCTGGTGCGGGACACGCTCAAGCGGAGCGCTTCCTTCAAAACGTTACCGAATACGTCGGCGGCTGTCCTATCAACACTCCTGACACCATTCAATGCTTGCGACAGGTGTCTTTCGACACCCTTCTTGCGGCGAGTCAGAACATTACTTCCACCTACAGCTATCAGATGCAACCTAGAGCTGATGGCGTCGTTCTTCCTGACGTTCGTATTTCACAACTGTGTTACAAACCCCAAGCTGACCTGGAATTCATGCACAGACTGCTGAATACCTTCTCTCTATTGGACAATTCCACAAGGAGGTCCAGGTCTTTCTGGGCCATTCAGCTCGTGAGTTTAAAGTTTTTTTCTAATGCTATCTGACTGAGATTTCCTATAGATGAATTAAACACCCAGAGTACTTCGGCTGTCACAGATGATGCTTCCTTCCGAGCTATGTTCAAAACCATTTTCCCCTCCATCACGGACTGGGCTATCGACCTCATCGAGGAACTTTACCCTGCTGATGATTATTCTTCCCAAGGCTTGAGATTCGCAGCCGCCAGGCAGCACTATGACATTCCCGGCAAGGTGTGCACTCCTTTTTACTTGCTGCattggaaggaaaaagcCAAAGACTAATTTGCTGTCTTCAGCTTCTGCCTCTGACCAACGCTTTCAGCAACCAGACCTACAACTACATTAACTACCTCGGTGCTGCCACGTACGTTTGATAACCCAATTAAGATGGCGAGATACATAAGCTAATTTCCATCCGTTTAGTCACGTGAATCTTAATCTATTGACATTACTCAAAAGAGCGTTTGCTGATGTGAAATTTCAAGGGCTCTGACCAAACGTATTGGTGGTATTCTGactcttcaagctctgcttcctcctcttctgaaTCCACTTCCATATCAACCTCTGCACAGGCTActgcctctgcttcttcttcttccgatgAATCCAGTGCCGATGCTCCCACCGATGGTGATACGCTGCCTGGCAGCAgctccctttcttcttccgagaTCCTTGTTGCAAAGCAAATGCAACGATACCTCACCTCTTTCGTCCTCACTGGTAACCCCAACACTTACTCTAGTCCTGGCTCTGGTAACATCACATATGTCGATGACTGGCCTCTTTACGGCTCCGACGAGAACGTTCTCGAGTTCCAACCCTCTGGTGCTGGCTTCAATTTGACTAGTGATGAGCTTGACAGTCCTCAAGTTGTCTTCTGGAATAAGGTACACTTCTTTTTGATGGTAGATCGAGGATTTTGGCTGACTTCGGCACAGGTGCTTTGGTACTAATCCCATTGTTGAAGAAATTGTCAACCTGAAGGGGTAAGGCTCCTAAACAAATATCAaatacttctacagaatGAAAGTCAGAATCGATATAGTATAATGCTTTTATCGTATGCAAGGATTGATTGAATCTGAGTCTGTACATGCTGATGAATAGTCTATACATGCCGATAAACCATTCTTACTATTGTATTGACCTTGGGCCAGTGATAAAATAATTGCGGCAAATTTGAACGTAATGTGATGTAATAATGAACATCAACCATTTTTGGTCGTGTA contains:
- a CDS encoding hypothetical protein (Match to ESTs gb|CF190251.1|CF190251, gb|CF191761.1|CF191761, gb|CF185941.1|CF185941; HMMPfam hit to COesterase, Carboxylesterase, score: 149.0, E(): 1e-41), encoding MFSKSLAIFTALTATVKGATIAPRNATSSSDLPQVVLNYSTVQAYESGTTSAGTYYAFKNIRYAAPPVDDLRWAAPQDPVQEDSVNDGTWSNTTGTQGCNVAEDCLFLDVYVPESALNGSEKLPVLFWNYGGGWVGGSKNENTPEGLFEVANNSFIFVAYNYRLDIFGVLNGPTLQRSGGISNVAIYDARKALEWVNTYISQFGGDPDEVTNWGFSAGGSQVMCAITAFGGNKWTPYFKRAVVNSPGWVPGAGHAQAERFLQNVTEYVGGCPINTPDTIQCLRQVSFDTLLAASQNITSTYSYQMQPRADGVVLPDTAEYLLSIGQFHKEVQVFLGHSAHELNTQSTSAVTDDASFRAMFKTIFPSITDWAIDLIEELYPADDYSSQGLRFAAARQHYDIPGKLLPLTNAFSNQTYNYINYLGAATHGSDQTYWWYSDSSSSASSSSESTSISTSAQATASASSSSDESSADAPTDGDTLPGSSSLSSSEILVAKQMQRYLTSFVLTGNPNTYSSPGSGNITYVDDWPLYGSDENVLEFQPSGAGFNLTSDELDSPQVVFWNKVLWY